From the Phoenix dactylifera cultivar Barhee BC4 chromosome 10, palm_55x_up_171113_PBpolish2nd_filt_p, whole genome shotgun sequence genome, one window contains:
- the LOC103708551 gene encoding vesicle transport protein GOT1 — protein MAYEISELKKVGIGLIGFGILFSFLGVILFFDRGLLALGNLFCLSGVGVLLGWQSTWQLFTKKMYYKGSIPFLVGLFLIFVRWPITGIILEMCGSIVLFSGFWPSIKVFLSQIPVMGWLLQYPFLFFNRLRQMLG, from the exons ATGGCCTACGAGATTAGTGAGCTGAAAA AGGTTGGCATAGGTCTGATAGGCTTTGGCATTCTGTTCTCATTTCTGGGTGTTATTCTCTTCTTTGACAGGGGCTTGCTGGCTCTGGGTAAT TTATTTTGCTTGTCTGGTGTTGGTGTTCTACTTGGTTGGCAATCTACATGGCAACTTTTCACAAAGAAAATGTATTATAAG GGTTCTATACCTTTTCTTGTTGGGCTCTTTCTCATATTTGTCCGTTGGCCTATAACTGGTATCATCTTGGAAATGTGTGGCTCAATTGTGCTATTCAG TGGCTTTTGGCCTTCTATCAAGGTTTTTCTTTCTCAGATACCAGTGATGGGATGGCTTCTGCAATACCCTTTTCTG TTCTTCAATCGCTTGAGGCAGATGCTTGGCTGA